A stretch of the uncultured Desulfobacter sp. genome encodes the following:
- a CDS encoding molybdopterin oxidoreductase family protein: protein MWKPAVCTKDCPDTCGLLAKIEAGKITKIKADPDHPFTQGFICRKAKFFPDHVHNENRILTPLKRKGPKGAGRFEPVSWDEALDTIAAQIQTLIKDHGPQAILPYFYAGHMGIIHRNAGQAFFHKLGASKLLLTICGPAAGEGFKTTLGSGPSTDIESCVDSDFIVIWGSNTLATNVHAWPFFLKARKKGARIVVIDPYRTMTAKKADFHLMLKPGTDAALALGMMNVLIQKKRINETFIQKQTIGYEQLALRAAQYSLEKTADICGVPAQEIKNLALAYGKAKAPFIRTGWGPARQLRGAMAMRTIACLPALVGAFDKPGGGITRSLGGWPSDITRLTRPDLCPEGTRTINMVELGNALTQVNDPPVKLFYNYMSNPAAVAPQSALVHQGLAREDLFVVVHELFMTDTAKMADIILPSASFLEMTDIYRSYGHNYLRLAKPVIPPVGQSRTNLSIFQALAKRMGFKEEVFSLSEDDFIQGFLEQPHPGLEGVDQKALMQGKAVRLNIALNPYADGFNTPSGKVEFFSQAWQDKGLDPLPCGQVLRDPLDDKRYPLELITPPHPLFLNSAFNEIPKIREIAGRPRLLIHPEDAASRHIIQEIPVRVFNDRGECRLEAKVTTDTQPGLVVAEGIHWPQFMDQGKGINQLTSQQLTDQGETCAFHCSRVEVMP, encoded by the coding sequence ATGTGGAAACCGGCTGTGTGCACCAAAGATTGCCCGGACACCTGTGGACTTCTTGCCAAAATTGAAGCGGGTAAAATAACAAAAATAAAAGCAGATCCCGATCATCCATTTACCCAGGGATTCATCTGTCGTAAAGCAAAATTTTTTCCGGACCATGTGCACAATGAAAACAGAATTCTAACCCCATTGAAAAGAAAAGGCCCGAAAGGCGCCGGTCGCTTTGAACCTGTCAGTTGGGATGAAGCCTTAGATACAATTGCAGCACAAATTCAAACCCTAATAAAAGACCATGGCCCCCAAGCCATACTACCTTATTTTTATGCCGGCCACATGGGGATTATTCACCGGAATGCCGGCCAGGCCTTTTTTCATAAACTTGGGGCATCCAAACTTCTTTTAACTATTTGCGGGCCGGCTGCCGGCGAAGGTTTTAAGACCACCCTGGGATCCGGGCCAAGCACGGACATTGAGTCTTGTGTGGATTCGGATTTTATCGTCATATGGGGTAGTAACACCCTGGCCACCAACGTCCACGCATGGCCCTTTTTCCTTAAAGCCAGGAAAAAGGGTGCCCGCATTGTGGTGATTGATCCATACCGGACCATGACCGCAAAAAAGGCGGATTTCCATCTCATGCTAAAACCCGGAACCGATGCGGCACTGGCGTTGGGCATGATGAATGTCCTGATCCAGAAGAAGCGAATCAATGAAACCTTTATTCAAAAGCAGACCATCGGGTATGAGCAATTAGCCCTGCGGGCTGCGCAATATTCGCTGGAAAAAACAGCTGACATCTGTGGGGTTCCGGCCCAGGAGATCAAAAATTTAGCGCTGGCCTACGGCAAAGCTAAAGCCCCCTTCATACGGACCGGCTGGGGACCGGCACGCCAGCTTCGGGGCGCCATGGCCATGAGAACCATTGCCTGCCTGCCAGCCCTGGTGGGGGCCTTTGACAAACCAGGCGGCGGCATTACCCGCAGTCTTGGCGGCTGGCCTTCGGATATTACCCGGCTCACCCGCCCGGATCTTTGCCCTGAAGGCACCCGGACGATAAATATGGTTGAACTGGGAAATGCCCTGACACAGGTTAATGATCCCCCGGTAAAACTGTTCTACAACTATATGAGTAATCCGGCAGCTGTTGCACCCCAGTCGGCCCTGGTCCACCAGGGACTTGCCCGGGAGGATCTCTTTGTTGTGGTTCATGAGCTGTTCATGACAGATACGGCAAAAATGGCTGATATTATTTTACCGTCAGCTAGTTTTCTGGAGATGACGGACATCTATAGATCCTATGGGCATAATTATCTGCGGCTTGCCAAGCCGGTTATACCACCGGTCGGCCAAAGCCGAACGAACCTGTCCATCTTCCAGGCCCTTGCAAAGCGGATGGGATTTAAAGAGGAGGTATTCAGCCTCAGCGAAGATGATTTTATTCAAGGATTCCTTGAACAGCCCCACCCCGGCCTGGAAGGTGTGGATCAAAAGGCGCTTATGCAGGGCAAGGCGGTTCGTCTTAATATTGCGCTCAACCCTTATGCTGACGGGTTTAACACCCCGTCCGGAAAAGTGGAATTTTTCTCCCAGGCCTGGCAGGACAAAGGGCTTGATCCCCTGCCCTGCGGTCAGGTTCTGCGAGATCCCCTGGACGATAAAAGATATCCGCTGGAATTGATAACACCCCCACATCCGCTGTTTCTCAACTCAGCATTTAATGAGATCCCAAAAATCAGGGAAATTGCGGGCCGACCAAGACTGTTGATTCATCCCGAAGATGCGGCATCTCGCCATATCATCCAAGAAATCCCTGTACGGGTATTCAATGATCGGGGGGAATGCCGGCTGGAAGCAAAGGTTACCACAGACACCCAACCCGGCCTGGTTGTGGCCGAAGGCATACACTGGCCGCAATTCATGGACCAGGGCAAAGGCATCAACCAGCTCACCAGTCAACAGTTGACAGACCAGGGAGAAACCTGTGCCTTTCACTGCAGCCGGGTGGAGGTGATGCCGTGA
- the clpB gene encoding ATP-dependent chaperone ClpB yields MNFDKLTVKSQELFQQAHTLAVDKGQQAIEPIHFLGAMLTDDQGIAVSIFNKIGVDTGAVVQQVTSALDSMVKVSGGQPYLSEPGRKMLDLAFKEADKMKDQYVSLEHILISLTQGKDKAGEILSSLGVTRDVILSVLKDIRGNQRVTDQNPEDKYQSLEKFGKDLTELARQGKLDPVIGRDEEIRRIVQVLSRRRKNNPVLIGEPGVGKTAIVEGLAQRIVEGDVSETLKDRRVIALDMGALLAGAKFRGEFEDRLKAVLKEVEAAEGEIVLFIDELHTVVGAGAAEGSVDASNMLKPALARGSLRCVGATTLDEYRKYIEKDAALERRFQPVMAKEPTVEDTISILRGLKEKYEVHHGIRIKDSALVAAATLSHRYIADRFLPDKAIDLVDECASRLRIEIDSMPRAIDEIQRRLTQAAIERQALLKEKDKASKERLEHLEKNIAAMEEEVRPLKLHWDNEKSIIREISAMREDIDRFQTEAQLAERAGDFEKVAQIRYGTIAELNKKIEEKKQSLETLQQTCKMLKEDVEEADVAEVVSTWTGIPVSKMLQGEQEKLITMESHISKQVIGQEKAIDAVSNAVRRARSGLQPEDRPIGTFIFMGPTGVGKTELAKSLAEFMFDSRDAMVRLDMSEYMEKHSVARLIGAPPGYVGYDQGGYLTEAVRRRPYSVLLFDEIEKAHPDVFNILLQALDDGRMTDGHGRTVDFRNTIIIMTSNIGSRILLEAGKDGMSSDVEQAVQQALKAAFRPEFLNRIDEIITFHALEREHIMDIAAIQIAGLNRRLADRNLAVHLDDDAMKFVARKGYDPGFGARPLKRVIQQEIENPLSMALLKGEYLEGETVYFRFDKEGDRLVPGHGPKSMKAAG; encoded by the coding sequence ATGAACTTTGATAAATTGACGGTAAAATCCCAGGAACTGTTCCAGCAGGCACACACGCTTGCGGTTGATAAGGGGCAGCAGGCCATTGAGCCCATTCATTTTTTAGGGGCGATGTTGACCGATGACCAGGGCATTGCTGTCTCCATATTTAATAAGATAGGCGTCGATACCGGAGCGGTAGTGCAGCAAGTTACTTCTGCATTGGACAGCATGGTCAAGGTATCCGGCGGTCAGCCCTATCTATCCGAACCCGGTCGTAAGATGCTGGATCTGGCATTTAAGGAAGCGGACAAGATGAAGGATCAGTATGTCAGCTTAGAACACATCCTGATCAGTTTGACCCAGGGTAAAGACAAGGCCGGCGAAATCCTTTCAAGTTTAGGTGTTACAAGGGACGTGATTCTTTCCGTGCTCAAAGATATCCGGGGAAATCAGCGGGTGACCGACCAGAACCCCGAAGATAAATATCAGTCTTTGGAAAAATTCGGAAAGGACCTGACCGAGTTGGCCCGCCAGGGGAAACTGGATCCGGTCATCGGCCGGGATGAGGAGATTCGGCGAATTGTCCAGGTATTGTCCCGGCGCCGTAAAAATAACCCTGTGCTCATCGGCGAGCCGGGGGTGGGTAAAACCGCCATTGTGGAAGGCCTGGCCCAGCGGATTGTGGAAGGCGACGTATCTGAAACCTTGAAAGATAGGCGGGTCATTGCCCTGGATATGGGGGCATTGCTTGCCGGAGCAAAATTCAGGGGCGAATTTGAGGATCGGCTTAAAGCGGTACTAAAAGAGGTCGAAGCTGCCGAAGGCGAAATCGTTCTGTTCATCGACGAACTGCATACGGTGGTGGGTGCAGGTGCGGCCGAAGGGTCAGTAGATGCCTCAAATATGCTTAAACCCGCCCTGGCCCGCGGCAGTCTGCGTTGTGTGGGGGCCACTACTTTGGACGAGTATAGAAAATATATTGAAAAGGATGCGGCTTTGGAGCGGCGTTTTCAGCCGGTGATGGCCAAAGAGCCCACGGTGGAAGATACCATTTCCATCCTCAGGGGTTTAAAGGAAAAATATGAGGTGCACCACGGCATCCGGATCAAGGACTCTGCTTTGGTCGCGGCTGCCACGCTGTCTCACCGGTATATTGCGGACCGGTTTTTGCCGGACAAGGCCATTGACCTGGTTGATGAATGCGCATCCCGGCTTCGTATTGAGATTGACTCCATGCCCCGGGCCATTGACGAGATTCAGCGGCGGTTGACCCAGGCGGCCATTGAGCGCCAGGCCTTGCTCAAGGAGAAGGACAAAGCGTCCAAGGAGCGCCTTGAACACCTGGAGAAAAATATTGCGGCCATGGAAGAAGAGGTCCGGCCCTTGAAGCTGCACTGGGATAATGAGAAATCCATTATCCGGGAGATTTCAGCAATGCGGGAAGACATTGACCGGTTCCAGACCGAGGCCCAGCTTGCCGAACGTGCAGGGGACTTTGAAAAGGTCGCCCAGATCCGCTACGGCACCATTGCAGAGTTGAACAAAAAGATCGAGGAGAAAAAACAGAGTCTTGAAACTTTGCAGCAGACCTGCAAAATGCTCAAGGAAGACGTGGAAGAGGCGGACGTGGCCGAGGTGGTTTCCACCTGGACCGGCATCCCCGTTTCCAAGATGCTCCAGGGTGAGCAGGAAAAACTGATTACCATGGAATCCCACATTTCAAAACAGGTGATCGGCCAGGAAAAGGCCATTGATGCGGTTTCCAATGCCGTGCGGCGCGCCCGGTCCGGCCTGCAGCCCGAAGATCGCCCCATTGGAACCTTTATATTCATGGGCCCCACGGGTGTAGGTAAAACCGAACTTGCCAAGTCCCTGGCCGAGTTCATGTTTGACTCCAGAGACGCCATGGTTCGGCTGGATATGTCCGAGTACATGGAAAAGCACAGTGTGGCACGCCTCATCGGAGCCCCTCCAGGTTATGTGGGATATGACCAGGGCGGATACCTCACCGAAGCGGTACGGCGCAGACCCTATAGTGTGCTTCTGTTTGACGAGATCGAAAAGGCACACCCGGATGTGTTCAACATCCTGCTCCAGGCCTTGGATGACGGCCGTATGACCGACGGTCATGGAAGAACCGTGGATTTCAGGAACACCATTATCATCATGACATCCAATATCGGGTCCAGAATCCTGCTTGAAGCAGGCAAGGACGGTATGTCCAGTGATGTGGAACAGGCGGTACAGCAGGCTCTTAAAGCCGCGTTTAGGCCTGAGTTCTTAAACCGGATTGATGAGATCATCACTTTCCATGCCCTGGAACGCGAACATATCATGGATATTGCCGCCATCCAGATTGCCGGCCTGAACCGGCGTCTGGCTGACAGGAACCTGGCGGTTCATCTGGATGATGATGCCATGAAGTTTGTAGCCCGGAAGGGGTACGATCCTGGATTTGGCGCCCGTCCCCTCAAACGCGTCATTCAGCAGGAAATTGAAAACCCGCTGTCCATGGCATTGCTCAAAGGGGAATATTTAGAAGGCGAGACAGTCTACTTCCGTTTTGACAAAGAGGGAGACCGGCTTGTTCCCGGCCATGGCCCCAAAAGTATGAAGGCTGCAGGATAA
- a CDS encoding TolC family protein: MIWVFRYQKSSKWLGIDVVRVILSIFLCSALPHLPAVFAQDIVPEVWTCPEAVQFALKNNPDAQIALKRIAAAAAAIQEANAAFYPQLGVQAGYSRTNNPMYSFGNILNQGVFSNSIDFNDPGETDDLQFMLQLTYRIYNGGRSRAGVAAANAQEKAAMLQEDAVKRSLGFAVVKSFFNIVQARENVSARQAAVQAIEASIRVARARFEEGDMLKQELLNLQVQHSLAGEDLIQAQHGFALSQQGFLNVLGVTGEQVNIALANTPLQPVPSRPDFKERSEIKAMQFLIQAKQAQIRQAKSGYYPTADAFGSYQVDKGFEMGDGSGDSWMAGVRINMTLFDGKQTDARVQQANIALDQAKDELRKMELAYGLEIRQAVLTLDQTDKRCRVTEKMVISAKESARLFRERFKAGLVLSSELIDTENRLTEAQVRHALANAEHRIAVANLRRACGLLQYAEK, from the coding sequence ATGATCTGGGTTTTTAGGTATCAGAAAAGTTCCAAATGGTTGGGGATAGATGTGGTACGCGTGATTCTGTCAATTTTTTTATGCAGCGCTTTGCCGCACTTGCCTGCAGTTTTTGCCCAGGACATTGTGCCGGAGGTATGGACCTGCCCTGAAGCGGTTCAGTTTGCCCTGAAAAATAATCCCGACGCACAGATTGCCTTAAAGCGAATTGCCGCAGCCGCAGCCGCCATACAAGAAGCCAACGCCGCCTTTTATCCGCAATTGGGCGTTCAGGCCGGCTATTCTCGCACCAATAACCCCATGTATTCGTTTGGCAACATCTTGAATCAGGGGGTATTTTCCAACAGCATTGATTTTAACGATCCCGGTGAAACCGACGATCTTCAGTTTATGTTGCAGCTGACATATCGGATATACAACGGCGGGCGAAGTCGGGCCGGTGTGGCAGCCGCCAATGCCCAGGAAAAAGCGGCCATGCTCCAAGAAGACGCCGTGAAGCGCAGTCTTGGGTTTGCCGTGGTCAAATCCTTTTTTAACATTGTTCAGGCCAGGGAAAATGTCAGTGCAAGGCAGGCTGCTGTTCAGGCCATTGAGGCCTCAATTCGAGTTGCCAGGGCCAGGTTTGAGGAGGGGGATATGCTTAAACAAGAGCTGTTGAACCTGCAGGTTCAACACTCCCTTGCCGGCGAAGATCTGATTCAGGCGCAGCATGGTTTTGCCCTTTCTCAGCAAGGCTTTTTGAATGTGCTGGGGGTGACCGGAGAACAGGTGAACATCGCTCTTGCTAATACCCCGTTACAACCTGTTCCCAGCCGGCCTGATTTTAAAGAACGGTCGGAAATTAAAGCCATGCAGTTTCTGATCCAGGCAAAGCAGGCCCAAATTCGTCAGGCCAAAAGCGGTTACTATCCCACGGCAGACGCCTTTGGCTCCTATCAGGTGGACAAGGGATTCGAAATGGGAGACGGTTCCGGTGATTCATGGATGGCCGGCGTCCGTATTAATATGACCTTGTTTGACGGCAAACAGACAGATGCCAGGGTTCAACAGGCCAATATCGCACTGGACCAGGCAAAGGATGAACTTCGTAAGATGGAATTGGCCTATGGGCTGGAGATCCGGCAGGCGGTTTTGACTCTTGATCAGACGGACAAACGGTGCCGGGTGACCGAAAAAATGGTGATTTCTGCCAAGGAGTCTGCCCGGCTGTTCCGGGAACGATTCAAAGCCGGTCTTGTGCTTTCTTCCGAACTGATTGATACGGAAAACAGATTGACTGAAGCCCAGGTGCGCCACGCACTGGCCAATGCGGAACACCGCATCGCAGTAGCTAATTTAAGACGGGCTTGCGGGTTACTGCAATACGCTGAGAAATAG
- a CDS encoding efflux RND transporter periplasmic adaptor subunit, translating to MKICMHLMFVLMMILLAGVGAQAQDASPALPSATVQTSTVIEQTVPTLVEVVGTLQAVERAAIAAKVTGVVTDVPVVLGSRVTKGDLLVKISALEIAAQLNQAQARLNQAGRNLSRERKLLKKHATTAETVKSMQDQYAVANAAVQEARTMLSYASITAPFSGVITAKSVHAGDLATPGTVLLRMENDQKLQAVCAVPESLVLQVRPEQSLTVIIPTAGLTINGKVAEVAPSADPVSRTAPVSIDLPYNEKLRTGQFARVKLPGQVKTSLFVPAGTVLPQGQMERVFVAADNKAHLRLVRTGMRQDGLTEILAGLYPGETVIVQHNGHLVDGQPIQTQTEKSHD from the coding sequence ATGAAAATTTGTATGCATCTTATGTTTGTTTTGATGATGATCCTGTTGGCGGGCGTTGGCGCCCAGGCCCAGGACGCGTCTCCGGCGCTGCCTTCAGCAACCGTGCAGACGTCCACTGTAATTGAACAGACCGTGCCCACCCTTGTTGAGGTCGTGGGAACCCTGCAGGCAGTTGAGCGTGCGGCCATTGCCGCCAAAGTGACCGGGGTTGTGACCGACGTGCCCGTGGTTTTAGGGTCTCGAGTAACTAAAGGCGATTTGCTGGTTAAAATCAGTGCCCTGGAGATCGCGGCCCAGCTCAATCAGGCCCAGGCACGGCTTAATCAGGCGGGGCGCAATCTTTCCCGGGAACGCAAGCTTTTAAAAAAACATGCCACTACCGCTGAAACCGTCAAATCCATGCAGGATCAGTATGCCGTGGCAAACGCGGCTGTCCAGGAGGCCCGGACCATGCTCAGTTATGCTTCCATCACCGCACCTTTCTCCGGCGTGATCACGGCAAAAAGTGTACATGCAGGTGATTTGGCTACCCCCGGTACGGTACTGCTCCGTATGGAAAATGATCAGAAGCTGCAGGCCGTTTGTGCCGTGCCCGAAAGTCTGGTCCTGCAAGTCCGGCCGGAACAAAGTCTTACGGTCATAATCCCAACGGCCGGACTGACCATTAACGGCAAGGTGGCGGAGGTGGCGCCTTCGGCTGATCCTGTCTCCCGGACCGCCCCGGTCTCCATCGATTTACCGTACAATGAGAAATTGCGCACCGGGCAGTTTGCCCGGGTCAAGCTGCCCGGACAGGTCAAGACATCCTTGTTTGTCCCTGCCGGCACCGTGTTGCCCCAAGGTCAGATGGAACGCGTCTTTGTGGCTGCGGATAACAAGGCCCATCTTCGCTTGGTACGAACCGGTATGCGCCAGGACGGTCTCACGGAAATTTTGGCAGGTCTGTATCCTGGGGAAACGGTGATAGTGCAACATAACGGCCATCTCGTGGACGGACAGCCCATACAAACGCAAACAGAGAAATCCCATGACTGA
- a CDS encoding DUF3524 domain-containing protein, translating to MLLLKILFLEPFYGGSHKSVADGFARCSSHQVNILSLAPRFWKWRMRGSALALVRQIKNFSDYDLVLATDMVDVTDFKALAGPKCPPVALYFHENQLSYPLEPGEKRDFHLGFTNIISALAADGVFFNSHFHKEDFFNAAKRLIRKMPDLRPGWVLDEIHHKTCVLYPGIDLNPKPCVVPEPQSDSLDRPLVIWNHRWEYDKNPKSFFVALEKLKRRGILFYLAVMGERYDTVPDEFKGLEQRFDGELLVCGYQEQAQDYRTWLAKGSVVISTAIQENFGISVMEAVAHGCFPLLPNRLSYPELIPKPLKPDVIYRDDADLETRLERILVEPEAYKEKIAALSAHAAKFSWKHMAGKWDKSLCKIIRPGRSRN from the coding sequence GTGCTTCTTTTGAAAATATTGTTTCTTGAGCCTTTCTACGGCGGGTCCCACAAGTCTGTGGCCGACGGGTTTGCCCGGTGTTCCAGCCACCAGGTGAATATTTTATCCCTTGCGCCCAGATTTTGGAAATGGCGGATGCGCGGCAGTGCCTTGGCTTTGGTCCGGCAGATTAAAAATTTTAGCGATTATGATCTTGTCTTGGCTACGGATATGGTGGATGTTACAGATTTTAAAGCTCTGGCAGGACCAAAATGTCCGCCCGTGGCCTTGTATTTCCATGAAAATCAGCTCAGCTATCCCCTGGAACCTGGTGAGAAAAGGGATTTTCATCTGGGATTTACCAATATCATATCGGCTTTGGCTGCCGATGGCGTATTCTTTAATTCACACTTCCACAAAGAGGACTTTTTCAATGCTGCAAAACGCCTGATCCGGAAAATGCCAGACCTTCGCCCGGGATGGGTTCTGGATGAGATTCACCATAAAACCTGTGTACTGTATCCGGGTATTGATTTGAATCCTAAGCCTTGTGTTGTGCCGGAACCGCAATCCGACAGCCTTGACAGACCTTTGGTGATATGGAACCACCGGTGGGAATATGATAAAAACCCAAAGTCCTTTTTCGTCGCACTGGAAAAGCTTAAGCGCAGGGGGATTCTTTTCTATTTGGCTGTGATGGGCGAAAGGTATGATACCGTTCCCGATGAATTTAAAGGGCTTGAGCAACGGTTTGATGGTGAACTGCTTGTTTGCGGGTACCAGGAACAGGCTCAAGATTACAGAACGTGGCTGGCCAAAGGCAGTGTGGTGATCAGTACTGCAATCCAGGAAAATTTTGGTATTTCAGTGATGGAGGCTGTGGCCCATGGATGCTTTCCTTTGCTCCCGAATCGTTTGTCATACCCGGAATTGATCCCTAAGCCTTTAAAACCTGATGTCATTTACCGTGATGATGCTGACCTGGAAACCAGGCTGGAACGTATTTTGGTAGAGCCTGAAGCCTATAAGGAAAAAATTGCGGCGCTATCAGCCCATGCTGCAAAGTTTTCCTGGAAACATATGGCGGGCAAATGGGATAAGAGTTTATGCAAGATTATCAGGCCAGGCAGGAGCAGAAATTGA
- a CDS encoding GGDEF domain-containing protein, translated as MDLFARYGGEEFILLMPDATIEQGAVVAGQVLKTVQCLELFTESGQKVHLTTSIGVAEASLTTEKFFQSVKKADEALYTAKNSGCKRVEIYSAEGASFENIVS; from the coding sequence GTGGATCTTTTTGCGCGTTACGGGGGAGAGGAATTTATACTGCTTATGCCTGATGCCACTATTGAGCAGGGGGCCGTTGTCGCGGGTCAGGTTCTTAAAACAGTTCAATGTCTTGAACTGTTTACGGAATCAGGTCAAAAAGTGCATCTCACCACAAGCATTGGTGTGGCTGAGGCATCCTTGACAACAGAAAAATTTTTCCAATCAGTTAAAAAGGCAGATGAGGCGCTTTATACCGCCAAGAATTCCGGTTGTAAGCGGGTTGAGATTTATTCAGCGGAGGGTGCTTCTTTTGAAAATATTGTTTCTTGA
- a CDS encoding HD domain-containing phosphohydrolase, whose product MEENFIPVKKSQISLFKSFPLFYFSKENEPLLYKKEGERLKDARIKKKQFPNLFIRASDRENASHALYKTMNAHLEETVFSQGIVPIRQALSSLVQEALEGPLNVSGKMLPETIEILFQGYNQNKILVKSLAKLSSSSDKLVEHSVNILSLTMQFCTFHNFSQTKTQTLGVSAILHDNGHTQLPPALHNTKTRLSDTQFKEFQTHTTKGYQTIIDYECFTPEIAMVALAHHEKLDGSGYLKGSTDISEEAQLIGLIDAYEPLAYRGTSRHTDPQKPFNSLQILKTEVMAGKYSKQMFVNFCSCLA is encoded by the coding sequence ATGGAAGAAAATTTCATTCCAGTTAAAAAATCTCAAATTTCCTTGTTCAAAAGTTTTCCTCTGTTCTATTTTTCAAAGGAAAATGAACCGCTGCTCTATAAAAAGGAGGGCGAACGGCTCAAAGACGCCCGTATCAAGAAAAAACAATTTCCGAACCTTTTTATCCGCGCGTCTGACAGGGAAAATGCGTCCCATGCCCTCTATAAAACAATGAATGCACATTTAGAGGAAACTGTTTTCTCTCAAGGTATTGTACCCATACGGCAGGCGTTGAGTTCCCTTGTCCAAGAAGCCCTGGAAGGTCCGCTGAATGTTTCCGGCAAAATGCTGCCGGAAACCATAGAAATCCTGTTTCAAGGCTACAACCAGAATAAAATTTTAGTGAAATCCCTGGCAAAACTATCCAGTTCTTCAGATAAATTGGTGGAGCACAGTGTAAATATTTTATCCTTAACCATGCAGTTCTGTACGTTCCATAACTTTTCTCAGACAAAAACCCAAACCCTTGGTGTCAGTGCCATTCTTCATGATAACGGCCACACACAACTGCCCCCGGCGCTGCACAACACAAAAACCAGATTATCGGACACCCAGTTCAAAGAATTTCAAACGCATACCACAAAGGGATACCAAACCATTATAGACTATGAATGTTTTACACCCGAAATTGCCATGGTGGCCCTGGCGCACCATGAAAAATTAGATGGTTCAGGTTACCTCAAGGGGTCTACCGATATATCCGAGGAGGCCCAACTCATTGGGCTGATTGACGCCTATGAACCATTGGCCTACCGGGGTACCAGCCGCCATACAGACCCCCAAAAACCGTTCAATTCTCTGCAAATTTTAAAAACCGAGGTCATGGCAGGCAAATACAGCAAACAAATGTTTGTCAATTTCTGCTCCTGCCTGGCCTGA